One region of Hoeflea sp. 108 genomic DNA includes:
- a CDS encoding recombinase family protein, with protein sequence MTSRKLNDDDRSQQPERPVRAAEYVRMSTDHQKYSTENQADAIRHHAEARRIEIVRTYADEGKSGLSVDGRDAFKRLIADVTEGRADFEMILVYDVSRWGRFQDTDESAYYEYICKRAGVRVQYCAEQFENDGSPIAAIIKGVKSAMAGEYSRELSVKVFAGQGRLIEKGYRQGGPAGFGLRRTLIDEHGTIKGCLERGEQKSIQTDRVILTLGPDDEVNLVREIYQAFVYAGRNENQIAADLNARGFVTDLGRPWTRGTIHQLLINEKYAGDNVWNRRSFKLKKKRVRNTPEKWIRAKDVFDAIVERELFEAARTIINARSFRLSDEEMLQALRELYQKQGLLSGIVIDECDELPSSSAYSSRFGSLLRAYSLVGFTPDRDYRYIEINRDVRKLHPEILRDVLDGLHATGSDAWQDLQTDRVIVNGEFNLSVVVARCFETSTGLLRWKLRFDTSLAPDITIVVRMDRANRAPLDYYLFPRIDMLSEKLRLMEDNALRLDAYRFDDLDLLYDIATPVPFSEAA encoded by the coding sequence TTGACGAGCCGGAAACTCAACGATGATGATCGATCACAGCAGCCGGAACGTCCTGTTCGGGCTGCCGAGTACGTCCGCATGTCGACAGATCATCAGAAATACTCGACGGAAAACCAAGCCGATGCGATCCGGCACCATGCTGAAGCGCGTAGGATCGAAATCGTCAGGACCTATGCCGATGAAGGGAAAAGCGGGCTGAGCGTTGATGGCCGTGATGCATTCAAGCGCCTGATCGCCGATGTTACGGAAGGCCGGGCCGACTTCGAGATGATCCTCGTCTATGACGTGAGCCGCTGGGGCCGCTTTCAGGATACGGATGAGAGCGCGTACTACGAATACATCTGCAAGCGCGCAGGCGTGCGTGTCCAATACTGTGCCGAGCAGTTCGAGAACGACGGTAGCCCGATCGCGGCTATCATCAAGGGCGTGAAGAGCGCGATGGCCGGGGAATACAGCCGCGAACTCTCAGTCAAGGTTTTCGCCGGTCAGGGACGTCTGATCGAAAAAGGGTATCGGCAGGGCGGTCCAGCGGGTTTCGGCCTGCGGCGAACACTCATCGACGAACACGGCACGATCAAGGGATGCCTCGAGCGCGGTGAGCAAAAGAGCATCCAGACCGACCGCGTGATCCTCACGCTCGGGCCTGACGATGAGGTCAATCTGGTTCGAGAGATCTATCAAGCGTTCGTCTACGCTGGACGTAACGAGAACCAGATTGCCGCCGACCTCAATGCGCGCGGTTTCGTGACCGATCTTGGTCGCCCTTGGACCCGGGGGACGATCCATCAGCTTCTGATCAATGAGAAATATGCCGGCGACAATGTCTGGAACCGCCGCTCGTTCAAGCTGAAGAAAAAGCGGGTCCGCAACACCCCAGAAAAATGGATCAGGGCCAAGGATGTATTCGACGCCATCGTTGAGCGCGAACTATTCGAAGCAGCCAGAACCATCATCAATGCGCGGTCGTTTCGCCTAAGCGACGAAGAAATGTTGCAGGCTCTGCGGGAGTTGTATCAGAAGCAGGGGCTGCTTTCGGGTATCGTCATTGACGAATGCGACGAGTTGCCGTCCAGCAGTGCCTATAGCTCTCGTTTCGGCAGCCTGCTCAGAGCTTACAGCCTGGTCGGTTTCACGCCAGATCGGGACTATCGCTATATCGAGATCAATCGCGATGTACGCAAACTCCACCCTGAAATTCTCCGGGACGTGCTCGATGGTTTGCATGCGACAGGTAGCGATGCCTGGCAGGATCTCCAAACCGATCGGGTAATCGTCAATGGCGAGTTCAACCTTTCGGTGGTGGTGGCTCGATGCTTCGAGACCTCGACCGGGCTTTTGCGCTGGAAATTGCGCTTCGACACGTCGCTCGCGCCCGATATCACTATCGTCGTGCGCATGGACCGCGCCAACCGCGCGCCACTCGACTACTACCTATTTCCGCGCATCGACATGCTCTCCGAGAAGCTTCGGCTGATGGAGGACAATGCTCTGAGGCTCGATGCCTATCGCTTCGACGACCTCGATCTTCTCTATGACATCGCAACACCCGTTCCCTTTTCGGAGGCCGCTTAA
- a CDS encoding plasmid partitioning protein RepB C-terminal domain-containing protein yields the protein MPAVRPNRIEMIPISRITVLNPRARNKRQHREIVNNIEAIGLKRPITVSRREGAGGPRYDLVCGEGRLEAFQMLGQSEIPAVVIEASENECLVMSLVENIARRTPRPIDIMREIGALRSRGYSDGAIGEKIGVGASWVNMIASLLERGEERLVAAVETGLIPITLAMEISKAETEEAQNLLLDAYETGKLRGKKLAAVRRMLDMRMRSQRKGLLPTGRLGRKTNSRRLTAADLMEIYQREAEKQRLLVKKSDFTQTRLLFIVEALKDLLVNDGFVNLLRAEGLATMPRALSVRVSGGDHG from the coding sequence ATGCCTGCCGTTCGCCCCAATCGAATTGAAATGATCCCGATCTCCCGGATCACGGTCTTGAACCCACGCGCGCGCAACAAGCGTCAGCATCGGGAGATCGTGAACAACATCGAAGCCATCGGCTTAAAGCGGCCGATCACGGTGAGCCGCCGTGAAGGAGCCGGTGGTCCGAGATATGATCTGGTCTGCGGGGAAGGGCGGCTGGAAGCTTTCCAGATGCTCGGCCAGTCCGAGATACCCGCTGTGGTGATCGAAGCCAGCGAGAACGAATGTCTTGTGATGAGTCTGGTCGAGAATATCGCCCGTCGCACACCTCGTCCCATCGACATCATGCGGGAAATCGGCGCCCTGCGGTCACGCGGGTATAGCGACGGTGCTATCGGTGAAAAGATTGGTGTCGGGGCGTCCTGGGTCAACATGATCGCATCGCTTCTCGAACGCGGCGAGGAGCGTCTGGTGGCTGCGGTCGAGACCGGGCTCATTCCGATTACTTTGGCGATGGAGATTTCCAAGGCGGAGACGGAGGAGGCGCAGAACCTGCTCCTCGACGCCTATGAAACCGGCAAGTTGAGAGGCAAGAAGCTCGCCGCTGTCCGGCGCATGCTCGACATGCGCATGCGGAGCCAACGCAAGGGGTTGCTGCCGACCGGGCGCCTGGGCAGGAAGACCAATAGTCGACGGCTGACGGCTGCCGATCTCATGGAGATTTATCAGCGCGAGGCCGAGAAGCAGCGCCTCTTGGTCAAGAAATCTGATTTCACTCAGACGCGGCTGCTGTTCATCGTTGAGGCGCTGAAGGACCTGCTTGTCAACGATGGCTTCGTCAATTTGCTGCGGGCGGAGGGGCTGGCAACCATGCCTCGGGCACTCTCCGTCCGAGTCTCAGGGGGCGACCATGGCTGA